A genomic window from Peromyscus maniculatus bairdii isolate BWxNUB_F1_BW_parent chromosome 1, HU_Pman_BW_mat_3.1, whole genome shotgun sequence includes:
- the Bax gene encoding apoptosis regulator BAX isoform X3: MDGSGEQLGGGGPTSSEQIMKTGAFLLQGFIQDRAGRMAGETPELTLEQPPQDASTKKLSECLRRIGDELDSNMELQRMIADVDTDSPREVFFRVASEMFADGNFNWGRVVALFYFASKLVLKALCTKVPELIRTIMGWTLDFLRERLLVWIQDQGGWVRPFITHMPLFPGRPPLVLRDAHVADSDYLCGWNPHCLSHDLEEDGLRPPTALDCVFSS; encoded by the exons ATGGACGGGTCGGGGGAGCAGCTCGGAGGCGGCG gGCCCACCAGCTCTGAGCAGATCATGAAGACAGGAGCCTTTTTGCTGCAGGG TTTCATCCAGGATCGAGCTGGGAGGATGGCAGGGGAGACACCCGAGCTGACCTTGGAGCAGCCACCCCAGGACGCATCCACCAAGAAGCTGAGCGAGTGTCTCAGGCGAATTGGAGATGAGCTGGACAGCAACATGGAGCTGCAGAG GATGATTGCCGACGTGGACACAGACTCCCCCCGAGAGGTCTTCTTCCGTGTGGCATCGGAGATGTTTGCTGATGGCAACTTCAACTGGGGCCGGGTGGTTGCCCTTTTCTACTTTGCTAGCAAACTGGTGCTCAAG GCCCTCTGCACCAAAGTGCCAGAGCTAATCAGAACCATCATGGGCTGGACACTGGACTTCCTCCGAGAGCGGCTGCTTGTCTGGATCCAAGACCAGGGTGGCTGGGTGAGACCCTTTA TAACACATATGCCTCTGTTCCCAGGACGGCCTCCTCTCGTACTTCGGGACGCCCACGTGGCAGACAGTGACTATCTTTGTGGCTGGAATCCTCACTGCCTCTCTCACGATCTGGAAGAAGATGGGCTGAGGCCGCCCACCGCCTTGGACTGtgttttttcttcataa
- the Bax gene encoding apoptosis regulator BAX isoform X2: MDGSGEQLGGGGPTSSEQIMKTGAFLLQGFIQDRAGRMAGETPELTLEQPPQDASTKKLSECLRRIGDELDSNMELQRMIADVDTDSPREVFFRVASEMFADGNFNWGRVVALFYFASKLVLKALCTKVPELIRTIMGWTLDFLRERLLVWIQDQGGWDGLLSYFGTPTWQTVTIFVAGILTASLTIWKKMG; the protein is encoded by the exons ATGGACGGGTCGGGGGAGCAGCTCGGAGGCGGCG gGCCCACCAGCTCTGAGCAGATCATGAAGACAGGAGCCTTTTTGCTGCAGGG TTTCATCCAGGATCGAGCTGGGAGGATGGCAGGGGAGACACCCGAGCTGACCTTGGAGCAGCCACCCCAGGACGCATCCACCAAGAAGCTGAGCGAGTGTCTCAGGCGAATTGGAGATGAGCTGGACAGCAACATGGAGCTGCAGAG GATGATTGCCGACGTGGACACAGACTCCCCCCGAGAGGTCTTCTTCCGTGTGGCATCGGAGATGTTTGCTGATGGCAACTTCAACTGGGGCCGGGTGGTTGCCCTTTTCTACTTTGCTAGCAAACTGGTGCTCAAG GCCCTCTGCACCAAAGTGCCAGAGCTAATCAGAACCATCATGGGCTGGACACTGGACTTCCTCCGAGAGCGGCTGCTTGTCTGGATCCAAGACCAGGGTGGCTGG GACGGCCTCCTCTCGTACTTCGGGACGCCCACGTGGCAGACAGTGACTATCTTTGTGGCTGGAATCCTCACTGCCTCTCTCACGATCTGGAAGAAGATGGGCTGA
- the Bax gene encoding apoptosis regulator BAX isoform X1 — protein MLPVTTRVPSSVCPRDYEPPQPPDFPGPRSPGTPFLLSPPGPTSSEQIMKTGAFLLQGFIQDRAGRMAGETPELTLEQPPQDASTKKLSECLRRIGDELDSNMELQRMIADVDTDSPREVFFRVASEMFADGNFNWGRVVALFYFASKLVLKALCTKVPELIRTIMGWTLDFLRERLLVWIQDQGGWDGLLSYFGTPTWQTVTIFVAGILTASLTIWKKMG, from the exons ATGTTACCTGTCACTACTAGGGTACCCAGCTCTGTCTGCCCTCGGGATTATGAGCCTCCCCAGCCCCCTGACTTCCCGGGACCTAGGAGTCCAGgcacccctttcctcctctctccaccaggGCCCACCAGCTCTGAGCAGATCATGAAGACAGGAGCCTTTTTGCTGCAGGG TTTCATCCAGGATCGAGCTGGGAGGATGGCAGGGGAGACACCCGAGCTGACCTTGGAGCAGCCACCCCAGGACGCATCCACCAAGAAGCTGAGCGAGTGTCTCAGGCGAATTGGAGATGAGCTGGACAGCAACATGGAGCTGCAGAG GATGATTGCCGACGTGGACACAGACTCCCCCCGAGAGGTCTTCTTCCGTGTGGCATCGGAGATGTTTGCTGATGGCAACTTCAACTGGGGCCGGGTGGTTGCCCTTTTCTACTTTGCTAGCAAACTGGTGCTCAAG GCCCTCTGCACCAAAGTGCCAGAGCTAATCAGAACCATCATGGGCTGGACACTGGACTTCCTCCGAGAGCGGCTGCTTGTCTGGATCCAAGACCAGGGTGGCTGG GACGGCCTCCTCTCGTACTTCGGGACGCCCACGTGGCAGACAGTGACTATCTTTGTGGCTGGAATCCTCACTGCCTCTCTCACGATCTGGAAGAAGATGGGCTGA
- the Ftl gene encoding ferritin light chain produces MSSQVRQNYSTEVEAAVNRLVNLHLRASYTYLSLGYYFDRDDLALEGVGHFFRELAEKKREAAERLLKMQNERGGRALFQDVQKPSQDEWGKSLEAMEVALVLEKSLNQALLDLHALASARTDPHLCDFLENHFLDEEVKLIKKMGNHLTNLRRVAGLQPGQTAVPAAQTGVPPPSLGEYLFERLTLKHD; encoded by the exons ATGAGCTCCCAGGTCCGCCAGAACTACTCCACCGAAGTGGAGGCCGCCGTGAACCGCCTGGTCAACTTGCACCTGCGGGCCTCCTACACCTACCTCTCTCTG GGCTACTATTTTGACCGGGATGACCTGGCTCTGGAGGGTGTCGGCCACTTCTTCCGCGAACTGGCCGAGAAGAAGCGCGAGGCCGCCGAGCGGCTGCTCAAGATGCAGAACGAACGCGGAGGCCGCGCGCTCTTCCAGGACGTGCAG AAGCCTTCTCAAGATGAGTGGGGTAAATCCCTGGAGGCCATggaagttgccttggtcctggaGAAGAGCCTGAACCAGGCCCTCTTGGATCTTCATGCCCTGGCTTCCGCTCGCACAGATCCTCAC CTCTGTGACTTCCTGGAAAACCACTTCCTGGATGAGGAGGTGAAGCTCATCAAGAAGATGGGCAACCACCTGACCAACCTCCGCAGGGTGGCTGGGCTGCAGCCGGGACAGACCGCTGTGCCAGCAGCACAGACTGGGGTGCCCCCGCCATCTCTGGGCGAGTACCTCTTCGAGAGGCTCACTCTCAAGCATGACTAG